From Nicotiana tabacum cultivar K326 chromosome 20, ASM71507v2, whole genome shotgun sequence, one genomic window encodes:
- the LOC107832484 gene encoding uncharacterized protein LOC107832484 has protein sequence MRRRIAEGGTSTLTAAEIEQKVAEGGGYLWGFKPPANYSYERYANDSDDELLPDDALPEHRPDFYHIWRHYHHQAAQTNGFDLDIYPGCSMLADVLPLDKSHTKYGEIMMELALSSNTMRKSAMFLSTSS, from the exons ATGAGGCGTAGAATTGCAGAAGGAGGAACGTCGACACTGACGGCGGCGGAGATTGAGCAAAAAGTTGCAGAAGGAGGTGGATACCTCTGGGGGTTTAAACCACCAGCCAATTACTCTTATGAAAGGTATGCCAACGATAGCGACGACGAGCTTTTGCCTGATGACGCTTTGCCTGAGCATCGCCCTGATTTTTACCATATTTGGCGCCATTATCACCACCAAGCTGCACAAACCAAT GGTTTTGACCTTGATATCTATCCTGGTTGTTCTATGCTGGCTGATGTGCTGCCATTAGACAAGTCCCATACTAAGTATGGTGAGATAATGATGGAACTGGCGCTATCCAGCAATACAATGAGAAAGAGTGCAAT GTTTTTAAGTACAAGTTCTTGA
- the LOC107779028 gene encoding serine carboxypeptidase-like 26 isoform X2, whose amino-acid sequence METSIPKNFRNIVLIFLFLICWNKVFARTQEDDKVTKLPGQPTTPQVSQFSGYITVNKTNGRALFYWFFPSQSESFKKPLLLWLNGGPGCSSVGYGAAVELGPLLVKNNGAGLDFNSYSWNKEANLLFLESPVGVGFSYTNTSSDLTNLDDDFAAEDAYNFLVNWLERFPEFKNREFFISGESYAGHYVPQLAELVYNRNKDSKKYPYINLKGLIVGNPETNDYYDYKGILEYAWSHAVIYDSQYEKAKQVCDFNLSNWSDACNAAMKVVWDKYEEIDIYNIYAPKCLRNTSSSSSASLAVSGHESSKLKALNYGFRRMKRIPGGYDPCYTAFTEEYFNRLDVQIALHANSEGRHTRVKWQSCSDPVFQKYNYNVFSVLPIYKKLIQGGLKIWIFSGDADGRVPVIGTRYCIEALNLTLKSEWHSWFHNHQVAGRIVEYEGLTFVTVRGAGHLVPLYKPSEALTLIHSFLTGEELPAHR is encoded by the exons atggaaacttcaattCCAAAGAATTTCAGAAACATAGTTCTAATATTTTTGTTCCTTATTTGTTGGAATAAAGTTTTTGCAAGAACTCAAGAAGATGACAAAGTAACAAAATTGCCTGGGCAACCAACTACACCACAAGTCTCACAATTTTCTGGTTATATTACAGTCAATAAAACTAATGGAAGGGCTCTTTTTTACTGGTTTTTTCCTTCTCAGTCTGAATCTTTCAAGAAACCCCTCCTACTTTGGCTTAATGGTG GCCCTGGTTGCTCTTCAGTTGGATATGGTGCTGCTGTGGAGTTAGGACCTTTGCTAGTTAAAAACAATGGGGCTGGTCTTGACTTCAACAGTTATTCTTGGAATAAAG AAGCCAATTTGCTGTTTTTGGAGTCTCCAGTTGGGGTGGGATTCTCATACACCAATACATCCTCCGATTTAACCAACTTAGATGACGACTTTGCTG CTGAAGATGCTTACAATTTCCTGGTGAATTGGTTGGAAAGGTTCCCCGAGTTCAAGAACCGCGAGTTTTTCATATCAGGAGAGAGCTATGCAG GACACTACGTGCCCCAACTGGCAGAGCTCGTGTACAACAGAAATAAAGACAGCAAAAAGTATCCATATATTAATCTCAAAGGTCTCATA GTTGGAAATCCTGAGACGAATGATTACTACGATTATAAAGGGATATTAGAATATGCTTGGAGCCATGCAGTAATTTATGATTCACAGTATGAAAAGGCCAAACAAGTATGTGATTTCAATCTCTCCAACTGGTCGGATGCATGTAACGCCGCGATGAAAGTAGTATGGGATAAATATGAAGAAATCGACATCTACAACATTTATGCTCCCAAATGTCTCCGGAACACGAGTTCCTCTTCTTCTGCTAGTCTTGCTGTCAGTGGACATGAATCTTCTAAACTCAAG GCACTTAATTATGGATTCAGGAGGATGAAACGAATTCCGGGGGGTTATGACCCCTGCTATACTGCGTTTACTGAAGAGTATTTCAATCGGTTAGATGTTCAAATTGCCCTCCACGCAAACAGTGAAGGGCGTCATACTAGAGTAAAATGGCAAAGTTGCAG TGATCCAGTGTTCCAGAAGTACAACTATAATGTGTTCTCTGTCCTGCCAATATACAAAAAGCTTATCCAAGGGGGCCTGAAGATTTGGATTTTTAG TGGGGATGCAGATGGGCGAGTACCAGTAATTGGGACGCGATACTGCATTGAAGCTCTTAATCTGACTCTGAAGTCCGAATGGCATTCGTGGTTCCACAATCATCAG GTGGCAGGACGGATAGTGGAGTACGAAGGGCTAACGTTCGTGACAGTAAGAGGAGCTGGTCATCTAGTACCTCTATACAAGCCAAGTGAAGCTCTAACCCTCATCCATTCCTTCTTAACTGGTGAAGAACTCCCTGCTCATAGATAA
- the LOC107779028 gene encoding serine carboxypeptidase-like 26 isoform X1 produces METSIPKNFRNIVLIFLFLICWNKVFARTQEDDKVTKLPGQPTTPQVSQFSGYITVNKTNGRALFYWFFPSQSESFKKPLLLWLNGGPGCSSVGYGAAVELGPLLVKNNGAGLDFNSYSWNKEANLLFLESPVGVGFSYTNTSSDLTNLDDDFAAEDAYNFLVNWLERFPEFKNREFFISGESYAGHYVPQLAELVYNRNKDSKKYPYINLKGLIVGNPETNDYYDYKGILEYAWSHAVIYDSQYEKAKQVCDFNLSNWSDACNAAMKVVWDKYEEIDIYNIYAPKCLRNTSSSSSASLAVSGHESSKLKLQALNYGFRRMKRIPGGYDPCYTAFTEEYFNRLDVQIALHANSEGRHTRVKWQSCSDPVFQKYNYNVFSVLPIYKKLIQGGLKIWIFSGDADGRVPVIGTRYCIEALNLTLKSEWHSWFHNHQVAGRIVEYEGLTFVTVRGAGHLVPLYKPSEALTLIHSFLTGEELPAHR; encoded by the exons atggaaacttcaattCCAAAGAATTTCAGAAACATAGTTCTAATATTTTTGTTCCTTATTTGTTGGAATAAAGTTTTTGCAAGAACTCAAGAAGATGACAAAGTAACAAAATTGCCTGGGCAACCAACTACACCACAAGTCTCACAATTTTCTGGTTATATTACAGTCAATAAAACTAATGGAAGGGCTCTTTTTTACTGGTTTTTTCCTTCTCAGTCTGAATCTTTCAAGAAACCCCTCCTACTTTGGCTTAATGGTG GCCCTGGTTGCTCTTCAGTTGGATATGGTGCTGCTGTGGAGTTAGGACCTTTGCTAGTTAAAAACAATGGGGCTGGTCTTGACTTCAACAGTTATTCTTGGAATAAAG AAGCCAATTTGCTGTTTTTGGAGTCTCCAGTTGGGGTGGGATTCTCATACACCAATACATCCTCCGATTTAACCAACTTAGATGACGACTTTGCTG CTGAAGATGCTTACAATTTCCTGGTGAATTGGTTGGAAAGGTTCCCCGAGTTCAAGAACCGCGAGTTTTTCATATCAGGAGAGAGCTATGCAG GACACTACGTGCCCCAACTGGCAGAGCTCGTGTACAACAGAAATAAAGACAGCAAAAAGTATCCATATATTAATCTCAAAGGTCTCATA GTTGGAAATCCTGAGACGAATGATTACTACGATTATAAAGGGATATTAGAATATGCTTGGAGCCATGCAGTAATTTATGATTCACAGTATGAAAAGGCCAAACAAGTATGTGATTTCAATCTCTCCAACTGGTCGGATGCATGTAACGCCGCGATGAAAGTAGTATGGGATAAATATGAAGAAATCGACATCTACAACATTTATGCTCCCAAATGTCTCCGGAACACGAGTTCCTCTTCTTCTGCTAGTCTTGCTGTCAGTGGACATGAATCTTCTAAACTCAAG TTGCAGGCACTTAATTATGGATTCAGGAGGATGAAACGAATTCCGGGGGGTTATGACCCCTGCTATACTGCGTTTACTGAAGAGTATTTCAATCGGTTAGATGTTCAAATTGCCCTCCACGCAAACAGTGAAGGGCGTCATACTAGAGTAAAATGGCAAAGTTGCAG TGATCCAGTGTTCCAGAAGTACAACTATAATGTGTTCTCTGTCCTGCCAATATACAAAAAGCTTATCCAAGGGGGCCTGAAGATTTGGATTTTTAG TGGGGATGCAGATGGGCGAGTACCAGTAATTGGGACGCGATACTGCATTGAAGCTCTTAATCTGACTCTGAAGTCCGAATGGCATTCGTGGTTCCACAATCATCAG GTGGCAGGACGGATAGTGGAGTACGAAGGGCTAACGTTCGTGACAGTAAGAGGAGCTGGTCATCTAGTACCTCTATACAAGCCAAGTGAAGCTCTAACCCTCATCCATTCCTTCTTAACTGGTGAAGAACTCCCTGCTCATAGATAA